A section of the Serratia liquefaciens ATCC 27592 genome encodes:
- a CDS encoding glycosyltransferase family 9 protein — translation MKNILIIRRDNIGDLVCTTPLIEGVKIAYPDAKLYLLINKVSQDVVKNNPHLEKVFVYKKAKHKAKNETTLGVYFERLMIFLQLRKIKFDAAILANPVPCKYSLRLAKMAGVSNIIGADLGTPDIHHPFRKANFSGKHQVEHTFSYLSAITEQSIPIPPVRVFLTAEERQQAAQRLQASLPSVERICAVHISSRSPKRRWPIERYAEIINRLLAEPNTGVLIFWSPQGTLTPDDIGDQKRAEQLLALCQNERVALYPTASVRELLAGFDLCDRVLCSDGGQMHLAAALNKDMVVFFGDTDKESWHPWSGRYHILQTESGDCIDVPVDDVWEKIQAFN, via the coding sequence ATGAAGAATATTTTAATTATTCGCCGTGACAATATTGGCGATCTTGTTTGTACAACCCCGTTGATCGAAGGGGTGAAAATTGCCTATCCGGACGCCAAACTTTATCTGTTAATCAATAAAGTTAGCCAGGATGTCGTTAAAAATAACCCGCATCTGGAAAAAGTCTTTGTCTATAAAAAAGCAAAGCATAAGGCGAAAAATGAAACCACGCTGGGGGTTTATTTCGAACGGCTGATGATTTTTCTTCAGCTGCGTAAAATAAAATTCGACGCGGCCATCCTGGCCAATCCGGTACCCTGCAAGTACAGCCTGCGATTGGCAAAAATGGCCGGGGTCAGCAATATCATTGGTGCAGATTTAGGCACGCCTGATATTCATCATCCTTTCCGCAAGGCGAATTTCAGCGGAAAACATCAGGTAGAACATACCTTCAGCTACCTCTCGGCTATTACCGAACAATCCATCCCTATCCCGCCGGTGCGGGTGTTTCTGACCGCGGAAGAGCGTCAACAGGCAGCGCAGCGGTTGCAAGCCAGCTTACCGTCGGTCGAGCGGATTTGTGCCGTTCATATCAGCAGCCGCAGTCCTAAGCGGCGCTGGCCGATCGAACGCTATGCTGAAATTATCAATCGCTTACTTGCTGAACCCAACACGGGAGTCCTGATTTTTTGGTCGCCTCAGGGCACGCTGACGCCGGATGATATTGGCGATCAGAAACGGGCAGAGCAGCTTTTGGCGCTGTGCCAGAACGAGCGTGTGGCGCTGTACCCAACGGCGTCGGTGCGGGAATTACTGGCCGGTTTTGATTTATGCGACAGGGTGTTGTGCAGCGATGGTGGGCAGATGCATCTGGCTGCCGCGTTGAATAAAGATATGGTGGTGTTCTTTGGCGATACGGATAAAGAATCCTGGCACCCATGGTCCGGCCGCTATCACATTTTGCAGACCGAATCGGGTGACTGTATTGATGTGCCCGTTGATGATGTGTGGGAAAAAATACAGGCGTTCAATTAA
- the waaA gene encoding lipid IV(A) 3-deoxy-D-manno-octulosonic acid transferase, whose product MLLRLYQVLLYLIQPLIWLRLLLRSRKAPAYRKRWAERYGFCAGKVVPGGIMLHSVSVGETLAAIPLVRALRHRYPYLPITVTTMTPTGSERVQSAFGKDVHHVYLPYDLPGSMRRFLDQVNPKLVIIMETELWPNLINALHQRQIPLVIANARLSARSAAGYKKIGGFVRDMLRRITLIAAQNQEDGERFIELGLKRSQLTVTGSLKFDISVTPELAARAVTLRRQWAPRRPVWIATSTHEGEESILLAAHRKLLEKHPDLLLILVPRHPERFATAKDLVQKAGFSYTLRSSGEIPSGGTQVVIGDTMGELMLLYGIADLAFVGGSLVERGGHNPLEAAAHAIPVLMGPHTFNFKDICAKLSQAEGLITVTDEEALVKEVATLLTDEDYRRYYGRHAVEVLYQNQGALQRLLQLLEPHLPPRSH is encoded by the coding sequence ATGTTGCTGCGTTTATATCAGGTACTACTCTACCTTATCCAACCCCTGATCTGGCTCCGCTTACTGTTGCGCAGCCGCAAAGCTCCAGCCTACCGTAAACGCTGGGCAGAACGCTATGGCTTCTGCGCCGGTAAAGTCGTGCCGGGCGGGATTATGCTGCATTCCGTCTCCGTGGGTGAAACGCTGGCCGCCATCCCCTTGGTCCGCGCGCTACGCCACCGCTACCCCTATTTACCGATTACTGTGACCACGATGACCCCGACAGGTTCAGAACGCGTGCAGTCCGCCTTCGGTAAAGACGTGCATCACGTTTATCTGCCTTACGATCTGCCTGGCTCGATGCGCCGCTTCCTGGATCAGGTGAATCCCAAGCTGGTCATCATCATGGAAACCGAGCTGTGGCCCAACCTGATTAACGCATTGCATCAGCGCCAAATTCCGCTGGTGATCGCCAACGCCCGCCTCTCTGCCCGCTCAGCCGCCGGTTATAAAAAAATCGGCGGTTTTGTCCGCGATATGCTGCGCCGTATTACGCTGATCGCCGCGCAAAATCAGGAAGATGGCGAGCGCTTTATCGAACTAGGCCTGAAGCGCTCACAGCTTACCGTTACCGGTAGCCTGAAATTCGATATTTCCGTTACTCCGGAACTGGCCGCACGCGCGGTCACTTTGCGCCGTCAATGGGCGCCCCGTCGCCCGGTGTGGATCGCCACCAGCACCCATGAAGGTGAAGAAAGCATTCTGCTGGCTGCACACCGAAAACTGCTGGAGAAACACCCTGACCTGCTGTTGATCCTGGTGCCTCGCCACCCGGAACGCTTCGCTACCGCTAAAGATCTGGTACAAAAAGCTGGTTTCAGTTACACCCTGCGCAGCAGCGGTGAAATCCCTTCCGGCGGTACTCAGGTGGTGATCGGCGATACTATGGGCGAATTGATGCTGCTGTACGGCATTGCCGATCTGGCCTTCGTTGGCGGCAGCCTGGTGGAACGTGGCGGACACAACCCGCTGGAAGCCGCGGCACATGCCATTCCGGTACTGATGGGTCCCCATACCTTCAACTTCAAGGACATTTGCGCCAAACTGTCGCAAGCGGAAGGGTTGATCACCGTGACCGACGAGGAAGCGCTGGTCAAGGAAGTGGCTACATTGCTCACCGATGAAGACTATCGTCGCTATTACGGCCGCCACGCGGTGGAAGTGCTGTATCAAAACCAGGGAGCGCTGCAACGCCTGCTGCAACTGTTGGAACCGCACCTGCCGCCTCGGAGCCATTAA
- a CDS encoding glycosyltransferase family 2 protein, whose translation MSDRKSLSVVIIAKNEAGLLPDCLHSVAWADEIIMLDSGSQDDSVAVAKSLGAKVFTHTDWQGFGKQRQLAQSYASHDYILMIDADERVTPELRQSIEQALAAPDENKVYSCARRNLFLGRFMRHSGWYPDRVNRLYANRRYRYNDNLVHESLNTDGAKVVPLSGDLLHLTCRDFFAFQRKQLRYAEEWAIQRHQAGKRCSYLSILTHTLGAFCKTWLLRAGFLDGKQGLLLAVVNAQYTFNKYAALWALGRNYSEK comes from the coding sequence ATGAGCGACCGTAAAAGCCTGTCGGTGGTGATTATCGCCAAGAACGAGGCCGGGCTGCTGCCGGATTGCCTGCACTCCGTTGCCTGGGCAGACGAAATCATCATGCTCGACTCTGGCAGCCAGGATGACAGCGTCGCCGTTGCCAAAAGCCTGGGTGCCAAAGTATTCACCCATACCGACTGGCAGGGCTTCGGCAAACAGCGCCAACTGGCTCAAAGTTACGCCAGCCACGACTATATTTTGATGATTGACGCCGACGAACGCGTTACGCCGGAATTGCGCCAGTCGATTGAACAAGCGCTGGCCGCGCCAGATGAGAATAAGGTCTACAGCTGCGCACGCCGCAACCTGTTCCTGGGGCGCTTTATGCGCCACAGCGGCTGGTATCCCGATCGCGTCAACCGCCTGTATGCCAATCGGCGTTATCGCTATAACGACAATCTGGTGCACGAGTCGCTCAATACTGACGGGGCGAAAGTGGTGCCCCTTAGCGGCGACCTGCTGCACCTGACCTGCCGTGACTTCTTTGCCTTTCAACGCAAACAGCTGCGTTATGCCGAAGAGTGGGCCATTCAACGCCACCAGGCTGGCAAGCGCTGCAGCTATCTGTCGATACTGACCCACACCCTTGGCGCCTTTTGCAAAACCTGGCTGCTGCGTGCCGGCTTCCTAGACGGTAAACAGGGGTTGCTGTTAGCCGTGGTCAACGCGCAATATACCTTCAATAAATATGCCGCACTCTGGGCATTGGGCCGCAACTATTCAGAGAAGTGA
- the coaD gene encoding pantetheine-phosphate adenylyltransferase yields the protein MTRKAIYPGTFDPMTNGHLDLVTRASLMFDHVILAIAASPSKKPLFTLDERVALASQVTSHLDNVEVLGFSELMAHFAAHQNANILVRGLRAVSDFEYELQLANMNRHLMPTLESVFLMPSEEWSFISSTLVKEVARHGGDISPFLPAVVTQALFEKLAEH from the coding sequence ATGACCCGTAAAGCCATTTATCCCGGTACTTTCGATCCCATGACTAACGGTCACCTGGACTTGGTGACTCGTGCATCTTTGATGTTCGACCATGTCATCCTGGCCATTGCTGCCAGCCCGAGCAAAAAGCCGCTGTTCACGTTGGATGAACGCGTAGCCTTGGCCAGCCAGGTGACGTCGCATCTGGATAACGTGGAAGTGCTGGGGTTCAGTGAACTGATGGCGCACTTTGCCGCCCATCAGAATGCCAATATTCTGGTACGCGGCTTGCGTGCGGTCTCTGATTTTGAATATGAATTGCAGTTGGCGAACATGAACCGCCATTTAATGCCGACATTGGAAAGCGTGTTCCTGATGCCTTCCGAAGAGTGGTCGTTCATCTCCTCCACCCTGGTGAAGGAAGTTGCACGGCACGGCGGCGATATCTCACCTTTCCTGCCGGCCGTAGTCACTCAGGCATTGTTCGAAAAGCTCGCCGAACACTAA
- the mutM gene encoding bifunctional DNA-formamidopyrimidine glycosylase/DNA-(apurinic or apyrimidinic site) lyase: MPELPEVETSRRGIEPYLVGHSIQYAVVRNARLRWPVSEQILALSDQPVRSVQRRAKYLLIELDHGWIIVHLGMSGSLRMLAEETEAGKHDHVDLVISNGMTLRYTDPRRFGAWLWCEDLAASNVLAHLGPEPLSEAFNGAYLYEKSRNKRTLIKPWLMDNKLVVGVGNIYASESLFTAGILPGRPAGSLSKAEAELLAETIKAVLLRSIEQGGTTLRDFLQSDGKPGYFAQELQVYGRAGEPCRACGTPIESAKHGQRSTFFCRRCQR, from the coding sequence ATGCCTGAATTACCAGAAGTTGAAACCAGCCGACGCGGGATTGAACCTTATCTTGTCGGTCACAGCATTCAATATGCGGTGGTGCGTAATGCCCGCCTGCGCTGGCCGGTTTCCGAGCAAATTCTGGCGCTGAGCGACCAACCGGTGCGCAGCGTGCAACGCCGTGCCAAGTATCTGCTGATTGAACTGGACCACGGTTGGATTATTGTTCACCTGGGCATGTCCGGCAGCCTGCGCATGCTGGCTGAGGAAACCGAAGCCGGCAAGCACGACCACGTCGATCTGGTGATCAGCAATGGCATGACCCTGCGCTATACCGATCCCCGCCGTTTTGGCGCCTGGTTATGGTGCGAGGATCTGGCGGCCAGCAACGTGCTGGCGCACCTGGGGCCGGAACCGCTAAGCGAAGCCTTTAACGGCGCTTACCTGTACGAAAAGTCACGCAACAAGCGCACGCTGATCAAACCCTGGTTGATGGATAACAAGTTGGTGGTCGGGGTAGGCAACATCTACGCCAGTGAATCGCTGTTTACCGCCGGGATCTTACCAGGCCGTCCAGCGGGCTCGCTGAGCAAAGCGGAGGCGGAGTTATTGGCGGAGACCATCAAGGCGGTGTTGCTGCGTTCAATCGAACAGGGGGGCACCACGCTGCGCGATTTCCTGCAGTCAGACGGTAAACCGGGTTATTTCGCGCAGGAGTTGCAGGTGTACGGCCGTGCGGGGGAGCCTTGTCGCGCATGCGGCACGCCGATTGAGTCTGCCAAACACGGGCAGCGCAGCACATTTTTCTGCCGTCGCTGCCAGCGCTGA
- the rpmG gene encoding 50S ribosomal protein L33 has protein sequence MAKGVREKIKLVSSAGTGHFYTTTKNKRTKPEKLELKKFDPVVRQHVLYKEAKIK, from the coding sequence ATGGCTAAAGGTGTTCGCGAGAAGATCAAGCTGGTTTCTTCTGCTGGTACTGGTCACTTCTATACCACCACGAAGAACAAGCGTACTAAGCCGGAAAAATTGGAACTGAAGAAATTCGATCCAGTTGTCCGTCAACACGTACTGTACAAAGAAGCTAAAATTAAATAA
- the rpmB gene encoding 50S ribosomal protein L28 — protein MSRVCQVTGKRPVSGNNRSHAMNATKRRFLPNLHSHRFWVEAEKRFVTLRVSAKGMRVIDKKGIETVLADLRARGEKY, from the coding sequence ATGTCCCGAGTCTGCCAAGTTACTGGCAAGCGCCCGGTGAGCGGTAACAACCGTTCCCACGCAATGAACGCGACCAAACGCCGTTTTCTGCCGAACCTGCACTCACACCGTTTTTGGGTTGAGGCTGAGAAGCGCTTTGTAACTCTGCGTGTATCTGCTAAAGGTATGCGTGTTATCGATAAGAAGGGTATTGAGACGGTCTTGGCCGATCTGCGTGCCCGTGGTGAGAAGTATTAA
- the radC gene encoding RadC family protein: MSSQVITLWQDTLAPREKLLRYGASALSDAELLAIFLRTGFPGVHVMQLAEQLLAQFGSLYHLMSADHSVFCSHKGLGNSSYAQLQAISELAFRFFSSHLAQENAMLNPRMTQHYLQSLLAHHEREVFLVLFLDNQHRVIRHQEMFAGTISSVVVHPREIVREALKANAAAIILAHNHPSGKAEPSHADRLITEQVVNACLLLEIRVLDHLVIGRGECVSFAERGWL; the protein is encoded by the coding sequence AGTCAGGTAATCACCCTGTGGCAGGATACATTGGCGCCACGGGAAAAATTGTTGCGTTACGGGGCGTCGGCATTGTCCGATGCGGAGCTGCTGGCCATTTTCCTGCGCACCGGCTTTCCCGGCGTGCACGTTATGCAACTGGCAGAGCAATTATTGGCGCAGTTTGGCTCGCTGTATCACCTGATGTCGGCAGACCATTCGGTTTTTTGCAGTCACAAGGGGCTGGGTAATTCCAGTTATGCCCAACTGCAGGCGATTTCGGAGCTGGCGTTCCGCTTCTTTTCCAGTCATCTGGCACAGGAAAATGCCATGCTCAACCCCAGGATGACCCAGCATTATCTGCAAAGTTTGCTGGCGCACCATGAAAGGGAAGTGTTTTTGGTATTGTTTTTAGACAATCAGCACCGTGTTATTCGCCATCAGGAGATGTTTGCTGGTACCATCAGCAGCGTCGTCGTACACCCGAGAGAAATTGTGCGTGAAGCGTTGAAGGCTAATGCGGCCGCCATTATTCTGGCGCATAATCATCCTTCGGGTAAGGCTGAACCCAGCCACGCCGACCGTTTGATAACTGAGCAAGTGGTTAATGCCTGCCTGTTATTGGAGATCCGAGTGCTCGATCATTTGGTTATAGGTCGGGGTGAATGCGTCTCTTTTGCCGAACGCGGATGGCTTTAA